The Polypterus senegalus isolate Bchr_013 chromosome 11, ASM1683550v1, whole genome shotgun sequence sequence aaaaaaaaaaaaagaaaaactattttgTTGCAGTCTctctttcaaaatataatttatactTCAATCAAATGGGCAGGACTAAGTCAATAActgaagaatatgcaaactccacacttacACAATGACTAGTGTGGAAGTGAAATCCAGGCTGTTACAGTTGTACTATCAGAAGAATATTAACATAACCCAACATTCTCAAGTCTGCTCACCCAATGTGGTGCAAAACATCCTGTGCGTAAGAAACCAACCCGGGacagggcactagtccatcacatgGACCAATCAGGCACACACCCATGTTCACACAGGGTCAATTAAGAGTTGCCAGTTATCCAACAAGCTTATTTTTGAAACATGGGAGAAAAAGCAGAGTATTAAGAACTAAAAATTACATTCTTTAAAAGCTATGCGGTGCTGCATGGGATTAAAAAGAAGTCTCCATCTTGTCTATGACCATAGATATGTTAATTTTACAACTTTAAATTTAATAtcaaatttattttcatgttaaacagttcaaaaatattacatttctaaaactttttgCAGGAGACGCTTCATTATACCTACCTTCACCTCCGAGATTTGATTTTTCTGTTCTCTCCAGGAACTGTTCACTTTGATCAGGTAATCCTCAATCTTCTGAATATCTTGGGATTTCTTCTTCTGTAATCACACaatcattaaaaatacaataaaaattactGCTGGTATTTCAGATGCAGACTTGCCCACCACCCATCAATCCATAAATTGAATCAGTTAACTCAGTTCAGGGCTGCAGAGAatggagtctatcctggcagcagagaatggagtctatcctggcagcagagaGTGGAGCCTATCCTCGCAAGGAACACTTCTTCACACACCCAAACTCAATTTACAGTCACTAATCAATCTAACCTGCACATCCCTTGGATGTTTCTTAAATAAGTCTGTTACATCTTCACATGAACAACACAGATGGAAACTGGTTAGGGGTAAATTACGCATAAACGCTGGGAAGTTACTCTTCACAGAAAGAACTTGACCATGTGGAACaggttaccaagtaatgtggttgacagtaagattttagggacatttaaaacttgacttgatgttattttggaggaattaagtggataggagtgGGGATTTTTCTAATGATTGGCAATTATTCAAGCATTGTcatcaaaagaagaaaaaccatTTTATTAAATGTGAATACTTCTAGCTTGTAAACCTTTACAAAAAGTTGTCAGTTCACCAGCTTGTGCAAACATAACCCTTTCTGGGATGCCCTTGCTCACATCTGTACACATCACCTTCTTCCTGCCAATAGGCTGTGATGTCGCCAAGGCATTCAGTAGGAATGGAGTACCATCCAACAACTTCAGTCTCAGCGAGACTCTTTGGGTCCATGCACCAGAGGTGTCAAGAAAGGGTGGCTGCAAGAGGCGGTGATACAAGATACCGAAGGACTGCAAGGTACATACCGTTAGTTTACTGGAGTTTTTCTTGAGTTGTTTTACCgttttgtttttctaatgggAGAACTTGACAATATGCTGACTaaacgagcttgatggactgtGTGGTCACCTCTCATTTGCCGGACTTCATACATTACTCttatttgtgtattgttattCAGCAAACGAAGATTGAAATTTCTTTCCAAtatgcctgaagaaagggcccgagttgcctcgaaagcttgcatattgtaatcttttagttagacaataaaaagTGTCGttttgattgacttctcactacatttgaATGTTGGCAAAATTAAACAAGGCACTGTTTTACCTGATACTGTTCCTCCGCCTCCTCAATGGGTTTTAACTGGTGGTCCTTGTGAGCCTTAGACAAGCCGCATATCAGACAGATTGCCGTCTGGTCATCTTCACAGAAGAGTTTCAGCGTCTCCTTGTGCTTCAGGCACACTGACGCCGTATTCCTGCACATTCGATCCCCTCTGCCGCCATCTAACGCCTTGCTCCTTTCGTCCTCTTGCAGCTTCAGGTCTTTGTAAGTAGAAACAATGCTAGCTAACAGACGATTCGGCCGTAGCCTTTCTCGCTCACATTGCTGTCGACAATCCGGGCAAGTAATCCATCCCGTTGGACCGTCCGACAGCTGCTGGATGCACAACAGGCAGTAGTTATGATCACACGGCAAGCAGGTGGGGTCACAGAAGAGCTCAAAGCAAATGCTGCAGCTAAGCTCCCTGTCTAGACTTTCTCCGCAGCTACTGACACTGTCACGCCTACAGGCCATATTTTTCCTCTTTTGGATTTATTGGTTTAAAACTAAAGTTCACTTTCGGTTTCTTTAGCACTTCGAAGATGGGCGGAACTAAAAGAGCTGATCGGGGCGGAGCAAAGCTGCTCATTGGCCGAGGAACTTGAACAGCTGCGCGCGTTCTCACGTCGGTGCGCCGAGCGTTGCGTAGTAAGGTAGCTACGTTGAACTTGATTTTAGAACATTTAAGATTTTCATCAAAAGCATTAATCCTTAAATAAGTTAAGGTTTATttaaacgttttttatttttaataaaagaggTTGGAAACGATCAATATGATAAATGAAAGTAATTAATTCAATACGAACAGTAAACCTACAATGCTTAAAGTGTATGAATAAGTAATAACAAAAAGACAGATGTTAAATATGCTATCATATATGTTAACAGTATACTgtgaatgtttttattgtttctagAAAGTTTAAGAGGTTTAATGAAAGTGTGAAACCCAAATAAAAAGGAATTGAAAGATGGAATATTATGACTAAATTTGCATTTGTGAATGTGAAATTTACCCATAGGaatcattaaatgtattaattagcTTATAGTCTTCAAATTGAacttaaaataagtaaaacatctttacattatgtaaaaaaatatgaTAGGATGTTTTATCATAAAAGTAACTAGATAAATCACGTCAAAATTGAATGCAATaggtacaaatataaaataaatgtagttattttctGAATTGCTActaccaaagaaacatttttctttaatattaagaAATTTAGTTAAATAATATTTACTAGGATAGATATACAAATATCTCAGTTACACTTTTTGAACtttatttgaaatacaaaatggaaagggtaatgtttatgtttatcttttattgtgtcttctatttctctattcattttgtaaagcactttgagctacattttttttgtatgaatatgtgctatataaataaatgttgattgattgattgattgatatccaAGCTTTAATATCTGATATTTTAGAGTCCCAAAAATACTTTCCAGGTGGAACTACTACTGCATATGGCACTTCCTTAAATGTAACGGAAATGGTGGTACtgctcttctttattaaattcaCTAAATTTGAGAGGAAATCTTTTGCTTTTAAGAAGTCTTCATAGGTGTAACAACTCATccctttctttccattttttttttttggtccagtGCCTCCTGACTCACTCATACGAGGAAACCTCCAAAAGTGATGCTGATGTCTTgttatgcaagacatcaagctttttggggtAAGCCTTATTTTTGGTACTCTACACAAGAAAACTCTCAATGTTTAGTTCATTTTTTGACCttgttttgtgcaggaaattacacctttATGATAAATAGTAAATATATAGGTgtattcagcaaaaatgatcagaaggatctGAAGGTGTGCATGTCATATCAGCTGACACCAGGGTTTCACCTGTTAATGGGATACAAAAGGTCAAAGTTACTGCTTTTCACAAAGTTTTGAGAAAATGGGGATCGGTAATTTAGGCACATGGAGTgtcgttttatgctatttcaaggttgctgatcacacaTATgagaatatttttgatatttgattctttactggatGTGAGTGGCTCtcagaatgtgaaaaatgtgaaatttcaaacataagcatatgTGGCATCATTTTGGATTATCTCAAGGTCAATGATTACGAGTaggatgttatttttgatcatttactCGAGATCTAATACTCTAAGGAGACATCCattagagggtgaaaaatgacatttcTATTACAGTCAATATTTAGACATTCAACATTTACACTGAAgtacatgttttaatatttcaaatatctgacacaactgttattgtttattatgtacttctacttcatgaagtaaatcattacaatttcttatgaacaccctgaatttgggcagcttacactaattcagactttttaacaGTTATATATTCTTTGTTCAGTAAAATTAGTTTGTGGACATAACATCATTTTCATGCTATAAGAAAGAGCTTGTTGATATAATTTGGAAAGTGTACTTGGTACTTTACTAATGGAGTAATTACAGATTACAAGAAATTGGAAGCCACCAACAATCTTGAATATATTATGTGGGACAAAGGACTAGATTGACTccatgtgactcttcaattccacccaggggagtaaatgctaacattattcaaagttattgtctgcttttacatgcatttttattactctttaatattgttttctgtatcagtatactgctgctggattatgcgaatttccccttgggattaataaagtatctatctatctatctatctatctatctatctatctatctatctatctatctatctatctatctatctatctatctatctatcaattagtCAGAATATGTCACTACTTCCTTCTGACATTGCTTGACGTGTGTTTCACAATTTTTTTAGTAGTTAACAAAATTCAGTGATGTGTTTAGAAGCCCACACAAAATATGTAGTATATGACTTGCTGGGTTCAATTTAAGCTACGTGAAGATTGTGGAGATTAATTTTCTGATTAGGGGCAGAAACTGAGGTCTTCTGTACACTCACAATTTTATCcttcatgaaaatgtttttttagtgaAAGTATTCCCGCTGCGGCCAGAAATTATGTTATAACTCAGGTGCTACCTCTCCAATGTAATAAAAGCCACGAGCTTTCACTCTTAGTAATCAGAGACTCATTCCTGACTTCAATTAGGTGTACTATTATTTATTGCAATACTGGATTTTATTCTCTTTATTCTGCTTATGggtttaaaattattgtttttaagaaaaagtttattttataaaaaaaatatattgcttgcaagaaaagaaaaataattctagGATACTGACTttagagtttcaaagaaaagccaatatctgaaactggcaaatTTCAAAGAGGGTAAACTGGGCAAAAGAGCACAGACATTGGacagaagatgactggaaaagtgCATTGTGGCCAACATCCCAGAGTTCTCTGTTGCAGATTACACTGGTGTTTGGTGTGTATTTACAGAAGAAGCTAACCGAGGAcctgtaaggcatttgtttcAGAGACAGACTCTGATGTTCTTGTCCTCTTATGCAGCTGTCCATCTGGGCCTCTCGCTTTTTTCTGTATTGCTTAGATCCAGTTTGCCCTTATCTCTCAAGACAATAACAATCACCATTATATTACATCTTTAGTTTCTTGGGAATCTATCAcatgaaaaaaaagtaatataaataataataaaaaaaacaatagactgACGTGTTTGTTCACAAAGCTATTTCCTTttagccatttttgaacccacAAATTTATGGATGTCAGTACCTTGCACCCAAGTGAAGAGAATGACAGGTTTACAGCAATATACTAATACAAttcaaaggtttctctaataaccaattagcatgttaacatgagggcggcacggtggcgcagtggtagtgctgctgcctcgcagttaggagaccagggttcgcttcctgggtcctccctgcgtggagtttgcatgttctccccgtgtctgcgtgggtttcctcccacaatccaaagacatgcaggttaggtggattggcgattctaaattgtgtttgtgtgtgtcctgtggtgggttggcaccctgcccagggttggttcctgccttgtgccctgtgttggctgggattggctccagcagacccccgtgaccctgtatttggattcagcgggttagaaaatggatggatggatgttaacatGAACAATGGGACACTGAAGGAATTGCTCCTGAAAAtagggctttgcagtcatatgtgagtaataaattaaaaatcagtcatcaCAAGCAGTAGTAGCCATTAGCAACACTGGTAATGTCTTGGCTgtgtttttaactgttttaatgGTATCTTGTGCTGACTTTTACTAGTGTTGTATATtaagtcaataaaaaaaatattaacaatgtcTATATGTTTGCTTGAAATGTAGACAAGTCTTGCTAAAGTATGTCCAGCTGAGTAAAGACATGGCCATTGCACAGCaggggagaggaaaacaaaaactccaggtaACACTATTTCTTAAAATGTCTTTTATAAATGGAAAAGTGTCCCCTCTCAACCTTTCAAACATTTTATGATATCACATGCAgattccaggtttttttttttttggatattctGGTTGTCTGTCACATCTGAAAGATGTATGTGTTAATGTAATTTGTGGTTCTAAATTGGTCTCGTATGACTGATTGTTGTTGTGTTTGTGACTTGCACTCCACTCAGGGTAATGTATAATATAAGAAGGCTTGCCTCTTATTTCTGTTTAATcagtctgtctatccatccatccgttttctacaTCTGCTTTATTCTGAGCAGGGTAGTCATTTGAAAAATGGACAAGCTTGCCCAGTTAAAGCCATTTTACATTTCACAATGTCTTCGGTGATTGTCAGATGTAGCTTTCATTTACATCATCTTTGTAAGACAAGCTAATCATGTAGTCTATTGTACCCAGTGACTCAGTCAAACTTGTATGCAGCTCACCCCAGTATGTATTTGTCTTTAGTAGAGGTGAGCTGTTTGTGCACAAGAGCTGAAAACCAATTCAGAagcacaatgcatataatgcagcaacaaggaataaACACCTCACAAACTGAAAAGATGATTGTCTGTCTGATATATCaagttttacataccacaacagaatgaaaaaaagaaaaaaaaaagcaagagatTGCAGCTTAACATACCTGAACATCTCCATAACTGTAAACCTTTTGTACagcaccagctccatcaggcagcacattattagctgtcagaaaaagggacaagcatgtgctggaaagtcatcaagCAGTCATGTAATTTGATATGCCCATAGATTTCTAATCATTTAGTCAGCAATGTGGGCACAAGGCGATGCTTACTGTAAAGTGGAACTCAAAGGCTGATGTCCAAAAAACTTCTGAAGATCTAGACATACTGTAAAAATAATGCGATGTTAAATATGTTACTTCTATacatacacatccatccatccatccattatcctaacttacagggtcacgggggtctaatGGAGTCAATCACAGCCAACgcaaggcgcaaggcagggaacaaatcccgggccgggcaccagcccaccgcagggcacacacacacccacaccaagcacacactagagataatttagaatcaccaatgcacctaacctgcatgtttttgaactgtgggaggaaacccacgcagacacagggagaacatgcaaagtccacgcagggaggacctgggaattgAACCCAGGTCTCATTACTGTGAGGGAGTAGCGCTACCAAAGCACGACCGTGCCgcctctatataaataaaagtctattttactATATGCTTACTATTCTTATATACTTTGGGTTGCGCCACCAtctttgaaatttctgtgtacagtatataacaactgtccaatcTTGTTGAATACAGGTcgtctttcagtacattttgtg is a genomic window containing:
- the LOC120538995 gene encoding E3 ubiquitin-protein ligase TRIM17-like isoform X2, whose amino-acid sequence is MACRRDSVSSCGESLDRELSCSICFELFCDPTCLPCDHNYCLLCIQQLSDGPTGWITCPDCRQQCERERLRPNRLLASIVSTYKDLKLQEDERSKALDGGRGDRMCRNTASVCLKHKETLKLFCEDDQTAICLICGLSKAHKDHQLKPIEEAEEQYQKKKSQDIQKIEDYLIKVNSSWREQKNQISEVKMQLHFLTYEIRSQFDQMHQYLYKEEKEAISELKEEGKWAIKSLEAQLQLITQEKNLLEAELEFLKKEDDDWITNLQKSKTSKRSMEKVEMPDAMSYDLAHGVHRGPVQYRTWKRMLNIVQIG